One window of the Papaver somniferum cultivar HN1 unplaced genomic scaffold, ASM357369v1 unplaced-scaffold_23, whole genome shotgun sequence genome contains the following:
- the LOC113340741 gene encoding 40S ribosomal protein S2-3-like has product MAERGAGDRGGFGGGFGGRGDRGGRGDRGRGDRRGGRRGGGRREEEEKWVPVTKLGRLVKDGQIRSLEQIYLHSLAVKEYQIVDTLLGPVLKDEVMKIMPVQKQTRAGQRTRFKAFVVVGDTNGHVGLGVKCSKEVATAIRGGIILAKLSVVPVRRGYWGNKIGKPHTVPCKVTGKCGSVTVRMVPAPRGAGIVAARVPKKVLQFAGIDDVFTSSRGSTKTLGNFVKATFDCLQKTYGFLTPDFWKETSFTKSPFQEYTDLLAKPTKAITLEEVEA; this is encoded by the exons ATGGCGGAACGTGGTGCAGGAGATAGAGGTGGATTCGGAGGAGGTTTTGGAGGTCGTGGAGATCGCGGCGGCAGAGGTGACAGAGGAAGAGGAGATCGTCGTGGTGGAAGAAGAGGCGGCGGCCGtcgtgaagaagaagagaaatgggTTCCAGTCACCAAACTCGGCCGTCTTGTGAAAGACGGACAGATCAGAAGTCTTGAACAGATTTACCTTCATTCACTAGCAGTGAAAGAATACCAAATCGTTGATACTCTCTTAGGACCAGTATTGAAAGATGAAGTGATGAAAATCATGCCTGTTCAGAAGCAAACTCGTGCTGGACAGAGGACCAGATTCAaggcttttgttgttgttggtgatacTAATGGTCATGTTGGTTTGGGAGTGAAGTGCAGTAAAGAAGTTGCTACTGCTATTCGTGGCGGGATTATTCTTGCTAAGTTGTCTGTTGTACCTGTTAGAAGAGGTTACTGGGGTAACAAGATTGGTAAACCACATACTGTACCTTGTAAGGTTACTGGGAAATGTGGTTCTGTTACTGTGAGAATGGTTCCTGCTCCTCGTGGTGCTGGTATCGTTGCTGCTAGAGTTCCTAAGAAGGTTTTGCAGTTTGCTGGTATTGATGATGTTTTCACTTCATCTCGGGGATCTACCAAAACCCTTGGAAACTTTGTCAAG GCTACCTTTGATTGCCTCCAAAAGACATACGGGTTCTTGACTCCAGATTTCTGGAAGGAAACTAGCTTTACCAAATCCCCTTTCCAAGAGTACACTGACCTGTTGGCCAAGCCCACAAAAGCTATCACTCTTGAAGAAGTTGAGGCTTAA
- the LOC113340740 gene encoding uncharacterized protein LOC113340740, whose product MGEVELEEMRRDQEEDRLSDSHPLLENHQQSNSEIKDDDGDEHEHENKDIEDNSAICCRICLEYDGEPGEDLISPCMCKGTQQFVHRGCLDHWRSVKEGFAFSHCTTCKARFHLRVELLEDYCWRKIKFRIFVARDVLLVFLAVQTAIFVMAGFAYLLDTNGSFRNSFSDGWDRILSKHPIPFYYCIGVLAFFVILGFVGLIIHCSSFNNNDPCLAGCRNCCYGWGILDCFPASMEACFALVIIFVVIFAILGIAYGLLAASMAVQRIWQRHYHILTKMELTKEYVVEDLGGSYTPPKLDPEHEERLKLLKLL is encoded by the exons ATGGGTGAagtagaattagaagaaatgagaagaGATCAAGAGGAAGATCGATTAAGTGATTCTCATCCTTTACTTGAGAACCACCAACAATCAAATTCAGAGATTAAAGATGACGATGGTGATGAACACGAACATGAAAATAAAGATATTGAAGACAATTCAGCTATTTGCTGTCGCATTTGCCTTGAATATGATGGCGAACCAG GTGAAGATTTGATATCTCCATGTATGTGTAAAGGCACACAACAGTTTGTTCATCGAGGTTGTCTTGATCACTGGCGATCAGTTAAG GAAGGATTTGCATTCTCACACTGTACTACTTGTAAGGCACGATTTCATCTTCGAGTGGAATTGCTAGAGGATTACTGTTGGCGTAAAATTAAATTCAGGATTTTTGTTGCCAGGGATGTTCTGCTTGTCTTCTTGGCTGTACAAACT GCAATCTTCGTGATGGCTGGCTTTGCATACTTGCTGGATACAAATGGGAGCTTCAGGAATTCATTCAGTGATGGATGGGACCGTATACTTTCGAAGCATCCAATTCCTTTCTACTACTGTATAG GCGTGTTGGCTTTCTTTGTTATACTTGGGTTTGTCGGACTGATAATACATTGCTCCTCCTTCAACAATAACGACCCATGCTTGGCTGGCTGTCGGAATTGCTGCTACGGGTGGGGCATTTTAGACTGCTTCCCAGCATCTATGGAAGCATGCTTCGCTCTTGTTATTATCTTCGTTGTCATATTTGCCATCCTTGGCATCGCATATGGTTTGCTTGCTGCTTCCATGGCCGTACAGAGGATTTGGCAGAGACACTATCACATCTTAACAAAAATGGAGCTGACTAAG GAATATGTAGTTGAGGATCTTGGCGGGTCTTACACACCACCAAAGCTGGATCCAGAACATGAAGAGCGTTTGAAGTTACTGAAGCTATTGTAA